TTTTGCTGGCGTGACAAGACTAGATTAGTTAGTCTACTCAAGGGATTGTCATCATCTTGATACACTTTTTACTCCTTTTATTAAATCTCTTAATCAGAAAAAGTAACCCAAAAGTAGAAATGCCTAAGTTTGGAAAAAGAGTGGGAAAAAGACTGGGCCTACTAAAATTGATCTCCTTAGTTTCTAAAGCAAAGCATTTTGCAGCTTCACCTATTTCGCTACTGTGTCAAATACATATGGCCAAGTTTATGCAATCTCCACCACATTGTTAATTCAGCATTGTCAAATATATAATCTTTCGCTATCCTTACAATCATACTTCCATAACACCCTTGTGCGGTATACAGTTAATCTTTGTCACGCAGTAAATAAAAAAAGCAAATGAATTTACCTATGGTCATGACAAAATGTTGCTGGGTCAAGTAGTCTTCATTGGCCACTGTTGGCCTTGAGGAAAAGTTGGAAGTGATCAGCATGGCCAGATTGGATCTTTTGCAAAGTTTGCACAAAGCCAAAGGACTATGAATGCAATTTTCTCATGTTGAACGTCCTAAATGTGGGTTCTTTACCCAGTATAGAAGGAAAACCACCATAGTCTAAATCAAGGCAAACTCCAAGTAAACTCAAAGTACATTGCCAGTAAGAGATTTCATGGAAGTATGATCCTTCCATCTAGGGATCCCAGCACTGATAATCTCCTGCAGGACTTTCATTCTCTCTGCTACAATATCCTCTTCAAATTCCCCGAATTGGTCTTGTTGTTTCTCcattatcatctccaaattttccaaatatTTGGCTTTGCGTTGCAACTTTTTCAACTACATGCAAAAACAGAAAATGACAAAATATACAAGTGAATGACGGAAATGAATGTGAACTTCTAAACTCTGGATAGATTAGAAATTGATAAAGAATTACAAATTCTACTGGAAGAAAATGTGCAAGGTCTTTGCATTCTTGCCCCAATTATTCTTCCTGTCTCAACTTCTGCATAAGTCACCTAAGActcttaaccaaaaaaaaaaaaacccacctGAGTCTCAATCACACTAGCCAGTAAATGTTCAATTTCTCTCTCTTCCTGAGCAGCCAATAACTTCGCATGAGCAGCTGCAGCACCAAGAGAAGTTGCAGTTGCAGCTCGCATTCGCAAAGTTAGTGGTACAACATTCTTTTGAAATGTTTGCTCCTGAAGTTCTGGCGGCAAAATCTCATCAAGTAAGAAAGTGCAAAAGATTGTCCAAGCATGAGAAACGTAGATTACAGTTTGATGACAAAAGGTAAACTGTGCAATCAAAAATACCATTTCCCCTGTGCTCAGAAGCACCTGACACTGTGGGACCCTTTTCACCCTCTGAATTTTCAACCGGAAGGACTCTGAAAGAGTAAAAACAGAAGCCGGATTCTATTTTACTGCTAAACCAAATGGTTAAAACATTAAGAGGGAAAATATAAGAACTTGCTAAATAAAtaacctttcttcttcatcagttCGTGCAGAATATCCCAACTCATCTCCAAAGTTATCATCATCAAAAATTTCCCTTGAACATCGGTTTTCATAACAAAGCTCTGCAACAGCAGCATCTGCGGCACAAGCTGTTACAGGTGGTCCAATGACTGAAGAAAGGCGTCCTACCTAAAAATATGTCAACAATATATTTTTCATAAATCCCAATATCATAATCTGTATCAGAACATCAAGGCTCAAAACAATACCCGTCAGCCACACAATTGTTCAGTGCGCCTGCTTTGACATATTCCAACTTTTTCTAGAGCACATCATCAAATGCATTTCACCCAATAAACCTATTATAATATTTACATTTATTGACATAGCATATATTGTCTGAAGATGCGCGTAAATCGAACAGGTATGAAGAAACAAATATAACCAGCAAGGGGAAATCTTCATGGAACTGAAACAGTGTCATGTCATCATACCATTAGCTGCATATGATAAAAAACAACACGCCTCAAATGTCCAACAAAGTACAAATGATCCGCATTTTCTCTTAATACAGATTGGTATAAGCAACTTCTAGCTTCAACTGCAATTTGAGGATGGCTCAAATGTACCAATAAACAGACACCCACTCTAATTTAACATCCATTCACAAATACTCAGAATAAGCCTCATTTTAACAAATTCTGCTCCAAATTATTTCCTTTCTATCTATTGCCAAGCATGCATGTGtataataaaattatcaaaaaagaatgattttttttcttggttcaaCTTCTTAATGCAGTAGATCCAACCTGAACTGCTATGTCACTGTCCAGAAATATACTACAAATACACTTCAAGGAGCCACCGAAACCTAGAAGtaaagatatagccaaaatggGAGGGAAGTTAAATtcatgaagaaaagaaaggggaaTAAAAACAATGGAAGATAACTCAAAGTATGGAACTAAACCTGAAAACAATCAAAGGAAGGACCATACTCAATCACATTTATTGGCCAAGATCACAGACGGTGAATGATACTTCATGACATTCAATAGACAGAAGCTACATTAgctgaataaaaataaaacttgtGTTTTTAATTCTTCCTCACAGTGGTGAGCTATCAACAATAAAGAAAATTGTTTGCTTAGAGATCATGTGCAACATTCCGCAGCATGAATGCTCTGTTCCTTTTTCCCTTCAACATGCTATACAATATTGTAGTGCTATCATATGAAAAACCAACTTCTAAAATTCTATGTGGTCTCTGTTCCCTTATAAGATACAAAGATTATTAACTCTACTTGCACAGATCAATTTGTTTTTCATTATAAGATATCACTTGTTTGAGATTCAAGCTGTTAGATATTGTTTGCAAATATTGATTTCACATGACTGAGCAAGATAACTGCAAAACCCACATGGGAACAAGTTTATCGAGACAATCTGAAAAGGTTTGATAATAAAACTAACAGCAACAgaaccaaaggagcaaacttgatacaatgaaaggaaaaaaactgCTACTCATGTTAACGGAATAAATCTCACTAACAATAAATCCAGCACTAAATTCGAAGAAACAATATTTACCTGTTTCATCAGAGAAGAGCTGGCATCTAAATTAGGCACAGTGCACAATCTCTTGTGAGGGGGACCTGGATCTTCAACATTAGCATTCTGCTGTCCCTGATTCTTATGCTCATGCTGCTGATCATCCCCAGTGACAGTGTCTTGTACACTATGAGCGGGCACCGCTTGTCCAGCATTTCTATCCCAAACTTTAGTTTTTCTCAAAGCAGACCCCAACATGAGGTCCCCAAAAGGCAGCTGCAGGAGCTTGGATATGCAATCCAACTTACTCTTTGTTTTAACATTTTGAGCCACAAGCTCCCAGTCATCTCCATGCTTCAAAACAGATTCTAAAAGGAGTAAAGTTTCAGCTTCTGTCCAAACCACCTGATTAGTGTCATCAACGTACTTAAAATCATGAGCAGATTTGCTCCCATAATCACC
The genomic region above belongs to Coffea arabica cultivar ET-39 chromosome 7c, Coffea Arabica ET-39 HiFi, whole genome shotgun sequence and contains:
- the LOC113702136 gene encoding SWI/SNF complex subunit SWI3A isoform X2, whose translation is MAMEASNVKPPVSAIEEAHLDLYTIPSYSSWFQWGNIHEIERISLREFFDGSSITRTPRIYKEYRDFIICKYREEPSGRLTFTELRKSLVGDVSTLHKVFTFLEKWGLINFSGTVSAEPAEVQQRHKKEVRVEEGAPYGVRVVAAPNSLKPVAPLPRPVDVGGGGGGELAENGSKFPPLASYSDIYGELLQQQQQQGEEGKELVLCGSCKQLCDSGHYEHTKDEFLLLCKKCFGNGDYGSKSAHDFKYVDDTNQVVWTEAETLLLLESVLKHGDDWELVAQNVKTKSKLDCISKLLQLPFGDLMLGSALRKTKVWDRNAGQAVPAHSVQDTVTGDDQQHEHKNQGQQNANVEDPGPPHKRLCTVPNLDASSSLMKQVGRLSSVIGPPVTACAADAAVAELCYENRCSREIFDDDNFGDELGYSARTDEEERVLPVENSEGEKGPTVSGASEHRGNGANISKECCTTNFANASCNCNFSWCCSCSCEVIGCSGRERN
- the LOC113702136 gene encoding SWI/SNF complex subunit SWI3A isoform X1, with translation MAMEASNVKPPVSAIEEAHLDLYTIPSYSSWFQWGNIHEIERISLREFFDGSSITRTPRIYKEYRDFIICKYREEPSGRLTFTELRKSLVGDVSTLHKVFTFLEKWGLINFSGTVSAEPAEVQQRHKKEVRVEEGAPYGVRVVAAPNSLKPVAPLPRPVDVGGGGGGELAENGSKFPPLASYSDIYGELLQQQQQQGEEGKELVLCGSCKQLCDSGHYEHTKDEFLLLCKKCFGNGDYGSKSAHDFKYVDDTNQVVWTEAETLLLLESVLKHGDDWELVAQNVKTKSKLDCISKLLQLPFGDLMLGSALRKTKVWDRNAGQAVPAHSVQDTVTGDDQQHEHKNQGQQNANVEDPGPPHKRLCTVPNLDASSSLMKQVGRLSSVIGPPVTACAADAAVAELCYENRCSREIFDDDNFGDELGYSARTDEEERVLPVENSEGEKGPTVSGASEHRGNELQEQTFQKNVVPLTLRMRAATATSLGAAAAHAKLLAAQEEREIEHLLASVIETQLKKLQRKAKYLENLEMIMEKQQDQFGEFEEDIVAERMKVLQEIISAGIPRWKDHTSMKSLTGNVL